In a single window of the Pelagibacterium sp. 26DY04 genome:
- a CDS encoding CCA tRNA nucleotidyltransferase, which yields MSREQALTRLAQADWLDAARPVFDCLDGAMGRTRAVGGIVRDTLLGRPRGSTDIDMATELTPDEVLARGKAAGLGAHPTGVEHGTVTLVHDGRAVEVTTLRRDVETFGRHARVAFGTDWTEDARRRDFTMNALYCGVDGVLFDPLGGLEDCLERRVRFIGDPDARIAEDRLRVYRYFRFAASHGEQRLEEQALAACMRAAGELGALSAERVGSEMMRLLAQPKCAATLAAMVRVGVLAAALFSPQALKALERLEALPLPITADMRLAAMELTGAQVAALRVEWRLSNATMASLGQLTAALELARAANWAELAYRHPERRTQAIALATALDQHAIAWMNEAISTVEGMGSRNFPISGADLLAHGMKPGPEVGAELKRLERLWIESRFELDRDGLLEQVRQP from the coding sequence ATGTCGCGTGAACAAGCCCTGACGCGCCTGGCGCAAGCCGATTGGCTGGATGCGGCCCGGCCTGTGTTCGACTGCCTGGATGGCGCAATGGGCCGGACGCGGGCGGTGGGGGGCATCGTTCGCGACACGCTTTTGGGGCGCCCGCGCGGATCGACCGATATCGACATGGCGACCGAACTCACGCCCGACGAGGTTTTGGCACGCGGCAAGGCGGCGGGATTGGGTGCCCATCCTACTGGCGTCGAGCATGGCACCGTGACGCTCGTCCATGACGGGAGGGCTGTCGAGGTGACGACCTTGCGGCGCGACGTCGAGACGTTCGGCCGCCACGCCAGGGTGGCGTTCGGCACCGACTGGACCGAGGACGCGCGCCGGCGGGACTTTACGATGAACGCGCTCTATTGCGGGGTCGATGGCGTGCTGTTCGATCCGCTGGGCGGGCTGGAGGATTGCCTTGAGCGGCGGGTGAGGTTCATCGGTGACCCCGATGCCCGGATCGCGGAGGACCGGCTGCGGGTTTATCGCTACTTCCGCTTTGCGGCCAGCCATGGAGAGCAGAGGCTCGAAGAGCAAGCACTTGCTGCTTGCATGCGCGCCGCCGGTGAGCTGGGGGCGCTTTCGGCGGAAAGAGTGGGCAGCGAGATGATGCGGCTTCTGGCGCAGCCGAAATGTGCGGCCACGCTGGCCGCCATGGTACGGGTGGGCGTTTTGGCTGCGGCATTGTTTTCCCCGCAAGCGCTCAAGGCACTCGAGCGGCTGGAAGCGCTCCCGCTTCCCATAACGGCCGACATGCGCCTGGCGGCGATGGAACTCACCGGCGCGCAAGTGGCTGCCTTGCGGGTCGAGTGGCGTCTTTCCAATGCGACGATGGCGAGCCTGGGCCAATTGACCGCCGCTCTCGAGCTTGCGCGCGCGGCGAACTGGGCGGAGCTGGCGTACCGCCATCCAGAGCGAAGGACACAGGCGATCGCGCTCGCGACGGCGCTCGACCAGCACGCCATTGCCTGGATGAACGAGGCGATTTCGACGGTCGAAGGCATGGGGTCTCGGAATTTTCCCATCTCGGGGGCCGACCTGCTCGCGCACGGCATGAAGCCCGGCCCCGAGGTCGGGGCCGAGCTCAAAAGACTGGAAAGGCTATGGATCGAGTCCCGGTTCGAGCTGGAC